The Syntrophales bacterium genome contains a region encoding:
- the rsmI gene encoding 16S rRNA (cytidine(1402)-2'-O)-methyltransferase, whose product MQATDKAPRKGTLYVVATPIGNLEDITLRAIRILREVQLIAAEDTRRTKKLLHAHEIHTPLTSLYDQNEGRKSSFLISKMNEGMDVAYVSDAGTPGISDPGYVLINQALVNAIRVVPIPGVSAVITALSVSGLPMNSFVFDGFLPSRPVKRRQFLMSLRDETRTLVFYESPKRLLSTLRDVEEIMGDRKIVVSRELTKVFEEILRGRVGEVISLLQDRVVKGEVTLLIAGKEKSPCSDDEIRARFKQLHENTDLTQRDIIDTIVFEMGVSRKRVYREVVKAKGKEPIFP is encoded by the coding sequence ATGCAGGCAACAGATAAGGCTCCACGGAAAGGTACCTTGTATGTGGTGGCGACCCCCATCGGGAACCTGGAGGACATTACCCTGCGGGCAATAAGGATTCTCAGGGAAGTCCAACTTATAGCCGCTGAGGATACCCGGAGGACTAAAAAGCTTTTGCATGCCCATGAAATCCATACCCCCCTGACCAGCCTTTACGATCAAAATGAAGGCAGAAAAAGCAGTTTTTTAATTTCTAAAATGAATGAGGGAATGGATGTGGCCTATGTGTCAGATGCAGGGACACCAGGGATATCAGACCCGGGATATGTATTGATCAATCAGGCGCTTGTGAACGCCATCAGGGTTGTTCCCATTCCCGGTGTGTCGGCCGTTATCACCGCGCTGAGTGTCTCCGGCTTGCCAATGAATAGTTTTGTGTTCGACGGGTTTTTGCCTTCAAGACCTGTCAAACGAAGGCAATTTCTCATGTCCCTGAGGGATGAGACGAGGACTCTGGTCTTTTATGAGTCTCCCAAAAGATTGCTGTCAACACTGCGCGATGTGGAAGAGATTATGGGAGACAGGAAAATCGTCGTCTCGAGGGAGTTGACCAAGGTCTTTGAGGAAATATTGCGAGGTCGTGTTGGTGAAGTAATCAGCTTATTGCAGGATAGAGTTGTCAAGGGAGAAGTGACGCTGCTCATCGCAGGAAAGGAAAAGTCGCCATGTTCCGATGACGAGATCCGCGCCCGATTCAAGCAACTGCATGAGAATACAGATCTCACACAGCGTGACATCATAGATACGATCGTCTTCGAAATGGGAGTGTCAAGAAAGAGGGTATACCGGGAGGTGGTTAAAGCTAAAGGTAAAGAACCAATATTTCCTTGA
- a CDS encoding FecR family protein — protein sequence MKKIIFFVFSFLSVCVLVGAHQAEAKRVMTLRIGKGEAKVNFLAGSVQVLPEGEKQWRPLKVKDALRGGDEVSTGSESRLELVLPDNSYVRFADDSRFKIFQIDYGDESKPKNVKIHVAVGRTWANVSGVFRGNSSFALSCENAVAGVRGTIYRMNVNENKSALVRVYDGTVYVSGGGKILEPPKKVGPPEKIAGPKRIPGPTKVSMEEWTFIIKAMQQIVIRGDGTAEKPRDFTEAEDRDEWVDWNRLRDNQARQQ from the coding sequence ATGAAGAAGATAATCTTTTTTGTTTTTTCATTTCTCTCGGTTTGTGTTTTAGTTGGTGCGCATCAGGCGGAAGCGAAAAGAGTAATGACATTGAGGATCGGAAAGGGTGAAGCAAAGGTGAACTTCCTTGCCGGGTCGGTACAGGTCCTTCCGGAAGGGGAAAAACAATGGCGTCCCCTGAAGGTTAAAGATGCGCTTCGTGGAGGTGATGAGGTCAGTACCGGGTCTGAGTCGAGACTGGAGCTTGTACTGCCCGACAATTCCTATGTTCGTTTCGCAGACGATTCCCGGTTTAAAATTTTTCAGATTGACTACGGTGATGAGTCAAAACCGAAAAACGTTAAGATTCATGTGGCCGTCGGCAGGACATGGGCTAACGTGAGCGGTGTCTTCAGAGGAAATAGTAGTTTTGCACTGTCCTGCGAGAATGCCGTGGCTGGTGTCAGGGGGACCATTTATCGCATGAACGTCAATGAAAATAAATCAGCACTGGTCAGGGTCTATGATGGGACGGTCTATGTAAGTGGTGGTGGGAAGATATTAGAACCCCCGAAGAAGGTTGGCCCTCCAGAGAAAATTGCTGGACCAAAGCGGATTCCCGGGCCTACAAAGGTCAGCATGGAGGAGTGGACATTTATCATCAAGGCGATGCAACAGATCGTAATCAGGGGAGATGGGACGGCGGAGAAACCACGAGACTTTACCGAAGCGGAAGACCGGGACGAGTGGGTTGACTGGAACAGGTTGAGAGACAACCAGGCCAGACAACAATAA
- a CDS encoding CDP-alcohol phosphatidyltransferase family protein, whose protein sequence is MNIPNFLSLLRIILVPVVVIFLIQGSFLKALIFITVSGITDALDGFLARVLNQRTIIGSYLDPIADKALLVSCFLALSIMDIIPGWLTVIVISRDFIILLGVSILSMMAISFEIRPAFVSKVTTVLQILTVFFALSFKCLPGSFDYKWVMLLYWLTALFTIISGLNYIARGVKFINNHMP, encoded by the coding sequence ATGAACATACCCAATTTTTTGTCGCTTTTGAGGATAATTCTTGTACCGGTAGTGGTTATCTTTCTCATCCAGGGATCCTTTTTAAAAGCCCTTATTTTTATTACCGTCTCGGGAATAACAGATGCCCTCGATGGATTTCTGGCCCGTGTATTAAATCAGCGAACCATCATCGGTTCGTATCTCGATCCGATAGCGGATAAGGCCCTGCTTGTAAGTTGCTTTTTGGCTCTATCTATCATGGATATCATTCCCGGCTGGCTTACAGTCATCGTCATCAGCAGAGATTTTATTATTCTGCTCGGTGTTTCTATTCTCTCTATGATGGCGATCTCTTTTGAAATTCGTCCGGCTTTTGTCAGTAAGGTTACAACAGTTTTGCAGATCCTTACAGTATTTTTTGCCCTTTCATTTAAGTGCCTTCCGGGAAGCTTTGATTATAAGTGGGTTATGCTTCTGTATTGGCTTACAGCCCTGTTTACCATTATCTCCGGATTAAATTACATAGCGAGGGGAGTCAAGTTCATCAATAACCACATGCCATAA
- a CDS encoding DUF799 family lipoprotein, translated as MVIPNYSKTGTRLVAVLSVDNKAGNERAGQMLREKVLCELYFKGYPKIPFDVIEEKLSKVHKKNSGSKRGNVSPKVVGELLNIDAVMYCTLNECRTSYSYVWASTVISVNFELRSAETGETLWQARYRTVRRNYGFSRKDLEMKSCQVYEPAIQEIVDRALKTLPDGPDSLG; from the coding sequence ATGGTCATTCCTAACTATAGTAAAACGGGTACCAGGCTCGTCGCCGTATTGTCTGTGGATAATAAAGCAGGCAATGAAAGGGCAGGCCAGATGCTGCGAGAAAAGGTCCTCTGCGAACTGTATTTTAAGGGTTATCCAAAGATCCCCTTTGATGTGATTGAAGAAAAACTCTCTAAAGTCCATAAAAAAAATAGTGGCTCTAAAAGAGGAAACGTCTCTCCGAAGGTCGTGGGTGAGCTGCTGAATATAGATGCTGTGATGTATTGCACCCTGAATGAGTGCAGGACTTCTTATTCCTATGTTTGGGCCTCTACTGTCATCTCTGTTAACTTTGAACTGCGGAGTGCAGAAACTGGCGAAACGCTCTGGCAGGCACGGTATCGAACTGTCAGAAGGAATTATGGTTTTTCCCGGAAAGACCTTGAAATGAAGTCATGCCAGGTATACGAACCGGCGATTCAGGAAATTGTGGACAGGGCCCTGAAAACCCTTCCTGATGGTCCTGATTCCCTGGGATAG
- a CDS encoding UDP binding domain-containing protein, which yields MMKRILITSNIWSSELSKLVANAFLAQRISSINAISALCEKTDADITEVARIVGMDSRLGNKFLNASVGFGGSCFKKDILNLVYLCRHYGLNEVADYWEGVVKINQYQQDRFISNMLSAMFNTLTGKKVCLLGFAFKANTGDTRESPAIFIARRLLEEQAEIVISDPKALKNARTDLEEIAGKVSYIEDPHEAARGCHAIAALTEWDIYRDLDFQKIYDNMAKPAFIFDGRNILDHKRLFEIGFNVYPIGKPALTHF from the coding sequence ATGATGAAACGAATTCTCATCACCTCTAACATCTGGAGCAGTGAGCTTTCCAAGCTGGTTGCAAATGCCTTCCTGGCACAGAGAATATCTTCCATCAATGCCATCTCCGCCCTCTGTGAGAAGACAGATGCCGACATCACCGAGGTAGCCAGGATAGTGGGAATGGACAGCCGGCTGGGTAATAAATTCTTAAACGCCAGTGTCGGTTTCGGCGGTTCCTGTTTTAAAAAGGATATCTTGAACCTTGTCTACCTTTGCAGGCATTACGGTCTTAACGAGGTTGCCGATTACTGGGAGGGCGTTGTTAAGATCAACCAATACCAGCAGGACCGCTTCATCTCGAACATGTTAAGCGCCATGTTCAACACCTTAACCGGAAAGAAAGTATGCCTTCTTGGTTTTGCCTTCAAAGCCAATACCGGTGATACGAGGGAAAGCCCCGCTATTTTCATTGCCAGGAGACTACTGGAAGAACAGGCAGAGATCGTTATTTCTGATCCGAAGGCCCTGAAAAATGCCAGAACTGATCTGGAGGAAATTGCCGGAAAGGTCAGTTATATCGAAGATCCACACGAGGCGGCCCGAGGTTGTCATGCCATCGCGGCACTTACAGAATGGGATATCTACCGGGATCTCGATTTTCAGAAGATCTACGACAATATGGCCAAACCGGCTTTCATCTTTGACGGCAGGAATATCCTTGACCATAAAAGATTATTTGAAATAGGCTTCAACGTTTATCCTATCGGCAAACCTGCATTGACTCATTTTTAG
- a CDS encoding NAD(P)/FAD-dependent oxidoreductase has protein sequence MDTFDTTIIGAGVVGLAIAEEISTAFRHVLLVEKNATYGQETSSRNSEVIHAGIHYPAGFLKSTLCVQGNRLLYEICKKRNIQHKRLGKLIVATSDNECDALGKIKEQAEENGVDDLTFLGKRQIQTLEPEVRAKAALFSPSTGIIDTHGLMRSLYLGAENNGTIVAFRSEVTAVHFDGNVYNIEINEGEYRFQTKVLINSAGLYADRIAALAGIDNDRKGYRLRYCKGNYFSLSPSPKLHHLIYPIPAGNNENLGIHATVDLGGRVRFGPDSQYVNALEYSVDESRKTLFYQSMRKYLPGIRMKSLSPEMSGIRPKLQGPCDPCRDFIITDEREAGFPGLINLIGIESPGLTSCIPIARHVSSLVRSYF, from the coding sequence ATGGATACCTTTGACACCACTATCATTGGTGCCGGTGTGGTCGGCCTGGCGATTGCGGAGGAAATTTCTACCGCGTTTCGCCATGTTTTACTCGTGGAAAAAAACGCTACTTACGGCCAGGAAACGAGCAGCCGCAACAGTGAGGTCATCCACGCAGGCATCCACTATCCTGCCGGGTTCCTGAAGTCAACTCTCTGTGTCCAGGGAAACCGTTTGCTTTATGAAATCTGTAAGAAACGAAATATCCAGCATAAGAGGCTCGGAAAACTGATCGTCGCTACCAGTGATAATGAATGCGATGCCTTGGGGAAAATCAAGGAGCAAGCGGAAGAAAATGGTGTTGACGACCTCACCTTCCTGGGGAAAAGGCAGATCCAGACCCTGGAGCCGGAGGTGAGAGCAAAGGCTGCCCTCTTTTCCCCATCTACCGGTATCATTGACACCCATGGCCTGATGCGTTCCCTCTATCTCGGGGCAGAAAATAATGGGACCATTGTAGCTTTTCGCTCGGAAGTAACGGCCGTCCACTTTGACGGTAATGTGTACAACATAGAAATTAATGAAGGGGAATACCGTTTTCAGACTAAAGTCCTGATCAACAGCGCCGGTCTTTATGCCGACAGGATTGCCGCGCTTGCCGGAATTGACAATGACCGGAAGGGATACCGTTTAAGATACTGTAAGGGAAATTACTTCTCCCTCTCTCCATCACCGAAACTTCACCACCTGATCTACCCCATTCCTGCAGGGAACAACGAAAACCTTGGCATTCACGCCACAGTGGACCTCGGAGGCCGTGTCCGCTTTGGCCCGGATAGCCAGTATGTCAATGCCCTCGAATACTCTGTTGATGAATCCAGAAAGACACTGTTTTATCAGTCCATGAGAAAATATTTGCCTGGCATCAGGATGAAGTCTCTCAGCCCTGAAATGAGTGGCATCCGACCAAAGCTACAGGGACCCTGTGATCCTTGCAGAGATTTTATCATTACGGATGAAAGAGAGGCAGGATTTCCCGGCCTGATCAACCTCATTGGCATCGAATCCCCCGGTTTGACGTCCTGCATTCCCATCGCCAGGCACGTTTCCTCCCTGGTTCGGTCATACTTCTAA